A region of the Alligator mississippiensis isolate rAllMis1 chromosome 5, rAllMis1, whole genome shotgun sequence genome:
aACAGGATTTTTTTCCGTTGATTTCAATAGGTGCATGACTGGGTCCTTAGTACTAACTCCTGCTTATACAATAGATTGACTAGGCAGCCCATAAGAAACTAGGAGCTAAATGTCATGATTTTCCATTTACTATACCAGTTTCGAAAAATGGTCAATACTGTAGAATTGCTTAGTTTATCTAAATTTATACTAAACAACTGACCTCAGCCCGCATCAGGAAAATTTATCTGGGAAAGATAATTAGATTTATTAATTCTAATACTAGGATGCCTAATTCTGCAATTCATATTCAGAAAAATGTCAGCAGATTCAACTACAGAATCAGGCCCCTAGCTCActgattatctatctatctatatgtctGTCTCGAGATATGACATTTCAACcctttggtttttttaatataatcaGCTATTGGTTAATTACCTTGATATCTGTGAATTGTTCTGGTGAAATTAAAGCTGTCAtttcactgctgcttcccagcaaGAAGTCCAGTCTGCTGAAAGCTCTGTCATCAACCTGAAAACAGAAAATGATTGTAGCATATGTCAGCAGATGAGCAGAATGGCAGACTTAGtgtatttaataatttttaaatgtaattatagATAATATTAGATCTAATAAGTAGTTCTATGATATTGTTGCAGATAATATCTAGTTTCACTACAATAGgaagtatttagaaaaaaatatttttctcagttCTTCAGTTTTGTTACCCTCTGAATTTGGCAGAACTGCTTGCCTAGTCAGTTTAATTGTTTCTCATGTTCTTTTGATAGCTTAACATagcaaagaggaagaaaaaatattaggaaatgtgattttaaaatcacaaaaaatACAGGGACACTCAGGAGTTCTTGTGTGCTTTTAACTCATTTTTAAAGTTGACTAGAAGAACAATTACTGACTTCAATGGATATTTTGTCTCAATAGGAAGTGTCAAATTATATATTAAAGGGGTAAGAACATTCAGCAGTGCGAGGCAACAAAAATATCATATGACATTAGTTCCTTAACTTTATTTTGTATTCAATGGTTGTTATTAATTTTACAACATAAAATTTGTATTTCATAAAGATAAGGCCCTTAAAATAAAGGACCTTAGATGAGGATCAGCCATGCGATTTGGCCCTGACATACATAAATGCCACAGGAGGAGATGATTAGTTAAATGCAGAATGTTAACTTTAAGACACTGTTGTAGCTATGTTTAAATTACAGGGTAATAAAATACAAAGCGGTAAGGTAACATTATATCAACTCCTGGTGTCTTATGAATCTGTCAGTTTACTTGGTCATAAGTAAAGAACTACCATTTGTCTAGCCACAACAGTGCTTTATACAAATGACAACATTGTTGAAAAAGTGATATTATACTTATagttaaaatttgttttcattcatgTTGTTTATAATCCCCTACTTCTATTGCTTACACTATACAAAAGGATACCATTTTGGTAGCTATGTTTCACTTTAGTTCATTGAGCAAAAGATAGCCAGGGGAATGTTTGATGAAATTATATTTAGCAAGCTTCATGTTACCAGAGAAAAGCTTTTAATATGTATAGATCTATTTTTTCACTCTCATATACCAATTTAATTTAGAAAGCTAAAGTGCTATATGTACAAAGTTTGCTATCAGAAAGGTATGTTTTGGTCAATTTGAAAAATATTCATAAAGGTATGAATGAGTTGAGTGGGCTCTAGTACCTAATTTTCCTTACTGTTTTAAGGACTAGATATTTCATGCAATGAAGCAGAAGTAATTTTGGCCTAAACAGAAGCAGGACTGAGCTCAGTATCTTTAGTAATCCAGAAGTGCACTGGCCCCGTGCATATATCTTAATATTATAATGGAATGCATTCATTTATGTTTAATAATAAAATGTTCAAAACAAACATTTGTGTCAGTCCATGATCCTTTGGATCTAACTTTGAGGTAAATGTGTAAAATTTCACTGTTTGCCTCTTTGGTTCTTAAAAGTATATCAAGATATGCTaaatttaaattaagattttACACATATGAAAATTGACTACATTCATAGTTATGTTCCTACAGCAACATTATACATTTTAGAACATAAAAATATCACCTTATTTAACAGAGAATGTTAAGAGCTGAGTTATACCTATCATAAAACTTGTAATATTAAATGCTTTGACCTTTGTATGTATAAATTCTAAACCATAACGCTGTACTGATATAACTGTTTGTATTTAAATATGTGTATGTGATATGTCACATCAGATATATCCCATTGCAAATATACACACGACAGAAGTGAGGGAAGGCCCCAGTCCCCCAATCTCTCACTTAGAAGCTGAGACTAACCATAGCCTGTAAAGCCAAGTATGAATGTAAGTGCTTGCCAGATCAGGGCCTATATCTGTGTTGCCAGATTCAGATTTCCACTGTAATGAGACAGTATCAACTCAAACCATAAAATATGCTTCTTCCGTTCCAGCTATTTTTAGGCATTATTATATAAACAGGTAGGTTGTTACAGACACCTCAAACGGCCCTTTCACTACAATGTCTGTCTACACGGGATCAGTACAGTTATTCAGAAATGTATTTGCAATTCCTGTAAGGAAGGAGGCTGCACACTATACAAAAAACATCATGCAATATGCCGTAATATATGCAGCAGTAAAGAGGAGAAAAACGCATTCCCTTGGCTGCAAAGTTATTGGGAGTTCAGAGTCAGGGAAAAGACAGTTTACAGTGTGCGTGGAATTTCCTTGGCTATGCCCAGCAAATAAACCAGGGATGGTATTTACAGTATAAAAGTGTTAGCAGCTAAATGGTGTCTGATCCATGGCTGCACAGCAGatgatctttttttgttttgttttgttttagaaaatGGCTTTGTTCCTACCCCGGTAAAAGAGACACAAAGACCACTGGAAAGTTGGGGGAAGTAAATACAGAGGCACTTGTGCGTGGTGTAGGGCTGGGAAGAaagggtagcagcagcagcagctcctctggctcGGGCTCTCTGGGGCTGAGATGCAATAaactgcggcggcggcggcggcggcggcgagaTCAGCTGAGCCGCGCCGTCACGTGGGCGCGTGTCGAAGGTCACCGCGCTCACAATGGAGCTGTCGGAGTATGTGCAGAGCGGCTTGCAGCCTCTAGCCGATCCTGGCTGCTTCTCGCCCAGAGCCTACACGGTTCTGCTCCAGACGGCTTTCCAGAGCCTGCTTGACACCCAGGCGGACCAGGCAGCCTTAGGTAAGCGCTGCTTCTCGAGCGAGAGCCAGGAGAAGAAAGGAGCCCTGCCATGTCCTCCCGGGAgccagagagacagagacaggaaAAAGGGATCTATTTTCTTTCCTGCTGCCACATCCTTGTGTTTACAGCTCGTGCAGGCGTGGGCAGAGCCCCTAGACCCTTGCACCGCAATGACAGTGTCACCTGCACCAAGCCGCCTAACACAGACCAAACACGTACCCAGTCGTGCTCTGCCCCCCGCCTCCGGCTCTCTTGTTTTGCTGCAGAAATAGCCGTGCATTTCTCGCGTGTGGCCTAAAaacgctcccagccctgcttcagcGGGGAGAGCTCGGCTCTTGAGCAGCGGTGTTAGCGCTCTCGCTTTTTTTGTGCTGGTTGCTTACTCGAGACACCCTCGGTGAGGTTCAGCTAAGCACGTTTGCAAACGGGAGAGGTTAAAGTGATCTGGCAAGGGTCAGATTTGTCTGTGGGCGTCGGTCCAGTGTCGTTTTGGCAGTCTCAGTGCTCCTTTCTGCATGATGTCGTCTCTACGTGCATTTCCTTCCCAGCTCCGCTTGCTCTCGGTACAGTTTCTGCAATAAAAATCAGTTTCGGGGTCAGTCACTGCAGATGCACAGCGGTGGTGTATTGACATTTGACATTCAGCCCCGCGCAGCGGTAGGGCGCAGCGACGGGTTTCTTACAACTTTTCGACTAGCCCAAAGGCTTCTTTGCAAACGCAGGACACTTGGGTGGGGACTCAAACTAAAAGTGAAAATGTTGTAAAAATTCTAgcttctgggggggaggggcttacCAGCCAAGACACTGCTGTATGGAAATGAAATCTGCAGACAGCTTTAAAGTTGGTATTTGGAGGCGTGCAATAATgagtgtgagtgcgtgtgtgtgatTATGTAAAGCTAGCAATTAAAACCAGGACGCCTGCTTTGAACAAAGTATCTCGAATATTTGTGTCCGTGCTTCTTCTAGGGTCGGGAAAAAGAGgtcgtctctctctctctctctctctctctgccttgagACGTTTCTTCCTGGGGAATCGTAACAGAACAGGGACTCCATGCGATTATTTAATACTGCAGTGATTCCATCATGGTATCCTTGCAAATTAATTCTGTAGCAGATATCTTGGGGATGAAAAGGGAATTTAAGGGACAAGAAACTGACGTGTTCAGAAAATCTGTAAGACTTTTACCTTCATGTGCTGTTGAATTTTATGGGCCGGACTCTGACCTCAGTTACACCGGTGTAAATCCGGAGTAATTTACACCGGTTACATCAGCgtttgatttttaatttaatgtctCTGCTCTTAAGGCTCTAAGAAATGATGGCGGGTGGTTGAAGGAAAACTGGTGTTTTCCTTGCCATATTTGTGTTTTTAGTGGGAAGGAGGAGAGATGCTTCTGTTACCTATTACTGAGGCTGGTGGGTCAACAGCGTTTTTCACGAAGTGAGAAATACTTGCCCGTGGTGCTGCACGTATTCTAGCAACTTGCCTGCGTGCtcggttccccctccccctttctgaAATGTCTTTTACTTTGAAATCGCTCCAGAAAAGGTCATATCAAAAAGGAAAGATGTCCCTTTTAGTAACGTGTTTTAAGACTTCAGAACAAATATATCACTAGTAATTCATTTGTTTTAGACCACCCAGACTTGAAACAAATTGACCCAACAGTATTAAAACATTgccatgcagcagctgcaactTGTATACTGGAggctggaaaacagaaagccgACAAATCTGCTATAAGGTACTAAGACTTTGAAATCACCCTATCTTCCTAGCGGCTGTTACTTTAAATTATACTGCTAGTTTACATCCAAAGGCTAATAcgattttgttttttctctctgtagCGCATATCTAGAAGACTGTAAGTTTGACAGAGAGAGAATAGAACAATTTTGCACCGAGTATCAGGTTTTCAGCCTATTTTAAACTACCTTCTCATTCCCTCTTATATTTGTTCGTTCAGTAGGAGCTGGCAAATacatgctttcctttttttcagaaaaacaaaGATACGTTGGAAATCATGTTGGGAAGGTAGGTTATTCAAGTCAACGAGTCATTTTCAGCTGCAGCTATTACTTTATATTCCAGTATACTTTGTAAAGAGCTACTTAAATTAGTTAAGTaatggaagggtttttttttaaagcttgccTACctaaattttaataaaatattgttGAAAGGGAAGGAAATTTTCAATACTcttaagattttttaaaatttttgatcaaactttaaaaaataataattaaaagatGCTAGTGTTTGTCGATGGAAAGCCTCGAGAACATGGCCTTTTCTTCTAGGCAAGCGTTCACATAATCATCCTATCTTTCAGTATAGGCAGATGTCCTCCGCACATAACCGATGTGTCTTGGCGCCTGGAATATCAGATCAAGGTAATCTTCCCATGTCAGGGTGtgtcttttaatttgttttcctttttctctggtaaggtctgatttttttttctttctttcttttttggtatgtgtttttttttaatgtagaccAACCAACTTCATAAGACTTATCGACCTGCCTATTTGATGACCTTAAATGTTGAGGTATTGTATACTGCTTTTCCCAGCCTCAATTGTCTGTTGCAGGCTTTTGACACGTTTTAATTAAACacgtgtttgtttttttcctcagaaCAGTGGCTCAGGATCACACACAGACGTTAATTTTAGTTGCACTATGGAGCAATTGCAGGTATTTCTTTCCATTACCATCGACTCTCTAGGTGTTTTCAGCTGTGAATGTAAACTTTCTTGCTTTCCTTATCAGGTGTCAATCAAAACCACAGCCTACAATCAGTTATTGGAAAATATTTGGAGTTGTAGTTTAATGTGTTTTTAGAAAAGACATTTTCCCCAATATTTTTGTTTGATCTCTACTTCTGATATGAAACTGGCAGCTAAATAATGTCAGTTACACAGGAATTACTCTTGGTTTGTCTTTAGAAACTGATGGAAACATAACATAGATGTAAtgtgaatttaaaagaaaaggcaTCTGTTTTCTACACTTTGTATATTTTCCTTAGGACAGAAGATCAAGCAAAATGATATGTGGATACCCCAGTATTAAGGAATAGGAATTCTAAATAGCGTTACTTACACTTAAGTCCTACTGCCTAGAAAAACAAGCTGAACTTTGCTTAGTGAAATAAATACATAACTCAACAATGGGAGTATTGTTAATCTGGAAAATAATGGAAACTCCGTGAAAGACTTGGGGAgttgcgggggcgggggggggggggacaggggagaagAAGGGAGTGCGAAGTTATTCAAACTACACACTTGgtagcaaagaagaaaaatcGACGTGTGTTCTAAAATCCCTGTTCTGCCTTCAAATCTGTATTTTGATtagggcttttgtttgtttgttttttatttgttttttgagtGAATTAAATTTGGCATGTTGTCTGACTGGAGAATTGGCCTGGCATAGCATTTTATTTAACTGAAAAGACATAACATTGGTGTCTGATTATTGTGGGAAGTACCGTAGTACATTTTTACATGAACTTTGGGTACCCTCCTGATATGAGCTTCATGTTAACTTAGCTCTTCTACTAACATAATGGCAATGTAAAAGGTTATTTCCTTTCAATATGTCAAACTTTAATAATTGAATGCAGCAATAAAACAAGTTATTTCAACTGACATTTTGACTTGCATCAAACGTAGCCATCCTCATGTTAAGGACAAGGCTATCTCCATGTCAGTTTGAAGATGCAGACAAGAATCTCCATTTGTTGTTAGTTTCTTTAGCAGGTGACTTGTTGCAAAATATTTTGGTTCTAAAATGAGtgctccattttttatttttttttaggatttagTTGGAAAACTAAAAGACGCTGCAAAAAGTCTAGAAAGAGCAACTCAGATGTGACCGAAAGAAGTTGACTGATGAATTCAAGAAGAAGAAACTTGCTCTTATTCCTAACCGTCTTTCCTTGGGAACTTACTGAACCACTCTCCTCTTTATCGTGAATAGCACGTAGCCCTGTAAAACCTTAGTCCGTATTACGTAAGTGTCAGCTGTTGTGTCAAAGTTAAGTGTCATTATTGTCGTGCGGGTTCTTTATTAATGGCCTCTTCTTATGAAAACTATTGTCATTGATGTGTCCTCGAACTATTCCCTCATttcatgtattttttaatttgatttctgGTATTTTTTCCTACTAGTTCTAATAACAGGGATTTTTTCTCGTAATGGCTGAAGTTAGCTATGGAAGGAAACACAGCTGCTCTGCGAACAGCTTTttggggggattggggggggggagaatgaaGTGTTTAACTTTAGAGGAGTGAAAATCCCGTCTCGAGGGAATATTGTTGCTGCGCCGGGTGCCCTGCCATGGGGCAGCGGTCCGGCTTGCGCCTCATCGTTTCACTTAAACTGAAATTAAAAGCTACTTAAACTTTGCAATAGACCATTCATCTTTACCCGGACTGACTCGTCCAAAGCCCCAAAGGAAGCACTGCTGGAGCGCTGTAGACGAGGGGCCagcgcctgccccggccccggctccagcTCCGACCTAGGAAGCCTCCGGCACCGCTGTCATGGGCGAGGTCTTCCCAGTTTTTCTTGCACCTCCCGCCCAGCTCTGCAGTCCTCGGCGGGAGGGGTTGTGCTCCGGGGCGAGCTGTCAGCCTCTGTCTGCGGCCCGGAGCCGGCACCTGTGCCAGGAGGGCAGGGCCCGCGGGGCTGGGAAGCCGGGCCTGCCTTGCCCCCTGCGGGACTGCTTCTCCCGACTTCGGACTCGCGCACCGAGGGGGAGGGACCGTCCTTGcccagccccgcgcccgcccggtccCGGAGGGTCACCTTGCTGGGCTTGCCGGGCAACTAAGGACACCCACCAGCACCACCCTCGCCGCTGCCTCCTGCTTCCAAGCGGCCTCGCTGCCGGGGGGCGCCGCTGGCGCGGGAAGTCcgcggggcgggggctgcagaGGCCGGGGCTGCCCGCGCGGAGGGGGCGGAGCAGACACGTGCGGCCGGGCGCGggcagctgggtcagagcagggggaggcagggcagggcaggcggggAGCCGGGCAGCGGGGCACGTGCTGGGGCGCGAGGGCGGCGGAGGAGGCGAAGCATAGCGGGACAGGACAGGACTGgacggggcaggggggaggcaggcgCGGGCCCCGTGCAGGGgcgggagctgggagcagggagcccgGGCAGGGGGAGCCGGGGCTGCGCGGTGGGGGCGGGCGAGGGGCAGGTTGGGGCGGGAGCAGAGTGaggctggaggaaaggggcagcctCGACTGTGCGCggagaggaggagagggcagcGGGTCCGGGGCGGGGAAGAACAGGCGAAGTGTGTGCGGcgcggaggggagaggaggagagagagagagagagagagtgtgtgtgtgtgtgtgtgtgtgtgtgtgtgagagagagagagagagccggGGGTGGAGCGGGTGGAGTGCGCGCGGGGAAAAGGAGGAATCGGCGGCGCGGGTGTgcacggggcggggggcagggcccgcGAGTGTGTGcaggcggagggggagggggagggggagggggcggcggcggcgggcggggagggggaggcggcgGGGTTGCGGGATTGGGTCACGGGGAGGCTGACGGGCTCCGACTACACCGACACTAATTCCCAGGCCACCCTTAAGGAATGAGGAGCCCCACGTGACGCTGGCGGGGCGGGCGAACTCTGAGCCATTTTGGGGACGGTGTCAGTTTCCACTGTGTGCCTTCAGCGTTGCATTTTTTCCCTCCtccgccctccctccctcccccgttCCCCCACCAACAactatgaaataataataataaaacagagaccaagaggcagagcagggggacGAGGGGGAGACAATGGGCTGGTGGAGAGAGAGCCCATCCGGATTAGAGAGACTTTCCGCTCCCAGCTCCTAAACCACCCAAAACGCAAactcagagggagagagagggagtgagaaGGGTCGGTGGCAGCGAGGAGCGAACCCGGGTGTTTTGTAACTAAAATGAgcagagtgcagcagcagcagcagcaataagctTATTGCAATTGACAGCGTCTGCAGTTCATTTCAAGATGGCCGCTTGGCTCACATTCATTTTCTGCTGAACGACTTTTAACTTTCATTGTCTTTTTTGGCCGCTCCGATCATCACCCACCGGCTCCTTTTTCCGGGTATGTATAAAGCGAGGTGTCTCCTTACCAAGggcggggggcggagggggctTGGCGGCGGTTTTAGGCCGGTTTGGGGGCTGCAAAGGGGAGCCTAGGTGTCCCCCCAGCTCTCCGTATGGGAAAAGCGCTGACAGTCTGctccaaccacacacacacacacacacacacacatatagacacacagcagcagcagcagcctgtgcacTCGCTTTCGTTACGCACCCACATTTGCAAATTTTAGTTCCTTTCTTTCTCCAGATGCCTCCTAAAATGTTTCTGTGCACATGGCCCCCAAGGAGAATATTTATatttccagcccctgctgccatcccgGCCTGAGCGCCCTTTGTTTAAAGGCAGATTTTGATTAAACAGGGACGTTCATGAAATCTGGAGCTGCCTGGGTCAAGGGATTTCAGTCCTCTCCGAAATAAATGtatctggggaggcttaaaatgCCAGATACTGCACTCATTTTATAGAGATGGGGCCAGTGGGGGGTAGCGATCCCGCTGGAGGGCTTGTTAGACCGCGGGGGACCTCAAAGAAAATGTTATTAACTTAAGTTGGACAAACACTTGTGTGAAATTTGGTGGTGTGTAAGATGGCGGTTCCCAGTTGTTTCCAATGTCTCCTTTTACATTTGTGCTTCAAATGCTGGAGTTTTTAGGCTTCTACctgttggggcagggcaggggggaccaaAGTTGGGAACTAACTTTTCTGCAAAGACACTGCTTTGACTGTGGTTCTGGAAAATTGGGCTGTGCGGTTTGTAACTGGCTTTGAGGCGATGATGGTGCGAGTGCAGGACGCCGTGGGGTTTGCGAGTGTTTCtgcctgctctggagctgctggttTTGTTCTGATCTCGGGAGGGGGAAATTCACTATAGAGGCTTTGTAAAGCCTCTGAGGTGTCACGGATCTGCTCCTTGTGGTGTTCAGGGCTGGCACTAGAAAGCTGATCGTACGTGTTTGTGTAATTGCATGGCCTT
Encoded here:
- the COMMD3 gene encoding COMM domain-containing protein 3, with translation MELSEYVQSGLQPLADPGCFSPRAYTVLLQTAFQSLLDTQADQAALDHPDLKQIDPTVLKHCHAAAATCILEAGKQKADKSAISAYLEDCKFDRERIEQFCTEYQKNKDTLEIMLGSIGRCPPHITDVSWRLEYQIKTNQLHKTYRPAYLMTLNVENSGSGSHTDVNFSCTMEQLQDLVGKLKDAAKSLERATQM